The following proteins are co-located in the Nocardioides piscis genome:
- a CDS encoding glycerophosphodiester phosphodiesterase has protein sequence MRPQVVAHRGASHENPEHTLRAYERAIEAGADALECDVRLTADGHLVCVHDRTLRRTAADKGIVSTMNLAELDELDFASWKNPWAELDDEAPDFDPSERRVLTLRKLLETVADADRRVELAIETKHPTRYGGLVERRLIELLADFGWTGADSPARMMSFSLTAIQRARRLAPDLPVVMLVEKAHHWPMLKMVVGRDWIIGPGIDELRAHPGLGKHLRLAGREIHVWTVNTEADLQLCLDLGVTAVISDKPGYMRQLLDR, from the coding sequence ATGAGGCCGCAGGTCGTCGCCCACCGTGGTGCAAGCCACGAGAACCCCGAGCACACGCTCCGTGCCTACGAGCGAGCGATCGAGGCGGGCGCTGACGCGCTGGAGTGCGACGTGCGCCTGACCGCCGACGGACACCTGGTCTGCGTGCACGACCGCACCCTGCGCCGGACGGCCGCCGACAAGGGCATCGTCTCGACGATGAACCTTGCCGAGCTCGACGAGCTCGACTTCGCCTCGTGGAAGAACCCCTGGGCCGAGCTCGACGACGAGGCGCCCGACTTCGACCCCTCGGAGCGCAGGGTGCTGACGCTGCGCAAGCTGCTGGAGACGGTCGCCGACGCCGACCGACGGGTGGAGCTGGCGATCGAGACCAAGCACCCGACGAGGTATGGCGGTCTGGTGGAGCGGCGTCTGATCGAGCTCCTGGCCGACTTCGGCTGGACCGGTGCGGACTCCCCGGCGCGGATGATGAGCTTCAGCCTGACCGCGATCCAGCGGGCCCGTCGGCTGGCGCCCGACCTGCCGGTGGTGATGCTCGTCGAGAAGGCCCACCACTGGCCGATGCTCAAGATGGTCGTCGGCAGGGACTGGATCATCGGCCCCGGCATCGACGAACTGCGTGCCCACCCGGGCCTCGGCAAGCACCTGCGCCTGGCCGGTCGCGAGATCCATGTGTGGACGGTGAACACCGAGGCCGACCTCCAGCTGTGCCTCGATCTCGGGGTCACGGCCGTCATCAGCGACAAGCCGGGATACATGCGGCAGCTGCTGGACAGATAG
- a CDS encoding DUF5926 family protein: MAKKSRTKARDIASTEGAGENAVGPRQPCPCGSGKRYKACHGAAGGAAPVFVSRPFEGMPGECDVIALRELVPAATVPLTVPGTDREVRLCTLLPMAAPAMVRESGAIWLGLQVAHQYGDPARDLGAVLEAAIAQTEPGVVGLTSPPGEGPRLQDLISNTSLDITVHDGFGYWIDDLGDQDDATAAALEEASSAAPPTARLESVEAAYWTNVGTKEHLRWVMPHPEDHLLDALARLHAAGQDSVAEGSRFVGMFRAHGRLAPVWDLPVGTGAAVLEDPAAAFAAALTDALATGGDLTAEERSARAGLANRQVTIR, encoded by the coding sequence ATGGCCAAGAAGTCCCGCACCAAAGCCCGCGACATCGCTTCGACCGAAGGCGCCGGCGAGAACGCCGTCGGCCCTCGCCAGCCCTGCCCCTGCGGCTCGGGGAAGCGCTACAAGGCGTGCCACGGCGCCGCCGGTGGCGCCGCACCCGTGTTCGTCAGCCGTCCGTTCGAGGGGATGCCCGGTGAGTGTGACGTCATCGCGCTCCGCGAGCTGGTGCCTGCGGCGACCGTGCCGCTGACCGTTCCGGGCACCGATCGCGAGGTGCGCCTGTGCACCCTGCTCCCGATGGCCGCTCCGGCCATGGTCCGCGAGAGCGGGGCGATCTGGCTGGGGCTGCAGGTCGCGCACCAGTACGGCGACCCTGCGCGCGACCTCGGCGCGGTGCTCGAGGCCGCGATCGCCCAGACCGAGCCGGGGGTCGTCGGTCTGACCTCCCCGCCCGGTGAGGGCCCGCGCCTCCAGGACCTGATCAGCAACACCTCCCTCGACATCACCGTCCACGACGGCTTCGGCTACTGGATCGACGACCTCGGCGACCAGGACGACGCGACGGCTGCCGCCCTCGAGGAGGCCAGCTCCGCGGCCCCCCCCACGGCCCGGCTGGAGAGCGTGGAGGCGGCGTACTGGACCAACGTCGGCACCAAGGAACACCTGCGCTGGGTGATGCCCCACCCCGAGGACCACCTGCTCGATGCGCTGGCGCGGCTGCATGCAGCGGGTCAGGACTCCGTCGCGGAAGGCTCACGCTTCGTCGGGATGTTCCGCGCCCACGGTCGCCTCGCCCCGGTCTGGGACCTCCCGGTCGGCACCGGCGCGGCTGTCCTCGAAGATCCGGCGGCCGCCTTCGCTGCGGCGCTGACCGACGCGCTGGCCACCGGCGGCGACCTCACGGCCGAGGAGCGCTCCGCGCGTGCCGGATTGGCCAACAGGCAGGTCACCATTCGTTAA